The Vanessa atalanta chromosome 2, ilVanAtal1.2, whole genome shotgun sequence DNA window TCAAtgttaaagagaaaaaaacacCCGAATGAGATAGAAATATACTAACAATTATTTCTTGGAAATTCTTTTTTGAGTAGATAAGTAAGACATTATATTCGAGCTGACAAATATTTACTTCAACCTTTACAaccaaattgtttttatttccgctttgatatgatttttactatatttaatctAATAAGTAAttcttcattatatatatagtaaaacaattaaacattataGTTTTTCGATTTTTAGTTTATGGATATGGTACCCacctacattaattttatttttcattcaacaTCAATTCTTTCGAAAAAAAGAACCGaaggtacataatattataattttgaattgttGCTTGAATATTATAGTGCCATTTCTTTGCAATATAAAGTGTGTCACAGttgtattgaattatttcaattacgTGGGTTCGTGAGGCGTATCTATCGGCATACTTTACGTGTACGTACCCAGTAATTTGAATTACGAtcaaaactgatttaaaaatgaataacaataaatgtgcctatatgtattattaaaacaaatactcgGCAAGTACATGTCTACTAAATTTTTATAGGaatcagatttattttaatgcaaagtAGTTGAGAGATTATtgagttaaattaaaagaaggaagttcaaatttaaaatatacagattGATTTACATTTTACTGTAGAATACACTATATACAGTATTCATTAGAATTAATCGTAATCACAAGAAACAAATTAAGTCCTATTAAAAGTATGAAATGAATACTTAGACCGAGACCGCCTTTTTGGTGAAAGGGCTTAAATCGTTTTCTTTATGCTTGAATTAAcacttattttttcaatttttacatTGAGGTAATCTCATTAACTACTCGtcccaatataatatttttttacataaaatattatgcaatTTAATATTGCTCTCAAAAGCATTGAAGTATTGTGAGGTAAGAAAGACAAATACTCCAccctaaataaaaacattctctTCTAAATactgatttgttttattatataatatgattatatagatAACCATAAAGTCTCAAGCAAATTTTGATGAAAActgtaattgaataaattaataaaaccaaatgtTTCAATTTTCAGTCTAAGCTTTCCAAaataaagagtaaaaaataaacaacatctaataaaaaataataaatatattcaaatgtcaataattacaaaaacttcatatttattatcCTTAGGTACATCTATAATTTGCATCGCCGAATATGTAATAGCCTTAACCTCGGTTCCTTGAGGATGTCTACCAATCTGAAACTCCTCACCAAAACACTTACAAACTATCCTAAATTCTTGTGTATTAAATTCTGTTATAACTAATTTCTTGCAAATAAGAAATGGTTCAACCGAAAATAGAAATAGTAGTTCATCAAGGAAATGATATAGTAAGCCCATCAAGTCATCAGCATTTGCTTCAATGGTGTGAACTTCTTTGATCTGAACATAGTCCATCTCTGTCATGTATGCAAACATTGCCATTCCACATTGTTCAAAGGCCTCCTTTAGAGTATCGCCCCATGCATGTAATctgtaatcataaatatttttctatgataGCAAcacttaataaatttgtaataaataagagcattgatgaattatttcttcaaataaGAAGATAGCCATTTGGCAATTTTAAGGAGTACTAAGTTAAATCAGggaagtaaagtaaaaatataattttttttttatttaatataaggaattatttcttaatgttgtcttagattttcgcgattattacacattgaaataaaactaaacgaaataaaactaaaacggGCAGACAgaagtctgcccgtgaccacgaacactgcaaagtgctcgaaacgtcgggatgttaaaataaaataattaatatacgcgattaaatccgttaaaaaaaaactagttttatttgaattatttcttagttaatattttgaaaacttaAGATGAGAAGAATAATTCTATGAATTATTTGTACTCACTGGACATCAGCTGTGTGATCAAGATCTGAAAATGAAAAGTACACATACAGTAAAATGGATTTATGATCAATGCATGTTTCAATAATAGGCAGACTTTATTGAATAATAGCCAGTAGTCGAATACTGATGGGTTATCCCATCAGAAAAATCACACAGAAATACAACAAATTTTCTTAAGTATTAGAGTTTTAATAACACCATGATTATACCTTGGATTTTATAGGTTCCTTTTTATCTCCTATTTAACTCCCTTatggaattaatatttaagactaCTGTAATACCTGATCGATCTTCATTCTCTTGGATGTTGATTTTTCAAAATAGATTAAACAATTTGTTTCACTTATTAATACAAGCCTAAATATAGGTTTCCACACGCTTTCAACCCCCTTAGATTAACCCtcttttgaaaaatactttCTTAGCGATTACCTACGTTCTATAAGGAATCATTGTGCAATATTTCATTccgtaatatttacaaaaaaccaTTGGCACATTGTTTCTACATATATGTTGAGCTCTTTGGTATGTTTGGTCAACAACCATATTAACATTAGCACTAtaagaaacatttatattcCTTACTCCAATAATGCATCCTCAACTATGGGATCTAAGATCATATATTTCATCCCGTGCGACTGTAATTATGTTTCACATAATccgaattaataattattgagtaatattgaaatttaaccgtaaatataataatgagttATTAGAAATACCATGCTGAGAGGCTTGGGCAAGGTCCCACTACTAGTATTTTgagaaaaaaacattagtatTAGGTTATGTTTATAAAGTCCTTACATTCATACTTCACCGGCGGTATGTTGAAATCATCCTCATTTAGTCCTAGTTCCTCGTCCATTTTGATCAAatggtattttttaacaatattaaaaaaaactttaaatatataccacTATGGAAAACTTAATGCGAAAAGATAAATCACATTTTATAAACTGTTGATATTTGATTGATTATGATACGGCATACTTAAGtcgtatattttattgacaggAGTGTCCTTGAAATTCTTGACAGATATCAACAAAGAATAGCTATAGAAATTTACTCTATGAACTCTATGCTTAATAATgtctattttaaagttttatagctAATAAAACTATCTCTACACATAGCATGCCTATCATAATCAGGAAAGCAGAACTACTTACTTGCTATATTAAATtccaattgtaataaaatacatttggattaaacaaaataaaaacaattgaattatatataaattaaatatatgcagACGCGTTAACAACTGTGTTTTATCGTTTGCGTggtgatataaaaaatcataaattagtGTCGGCGTTTTCAAAACGATATAAGTGTAAATAGTTAAAAACTGATACAGTGGCTGAGATACATCGAATacgaattctttattttttgttaaaaaaaagaaaattagtgGAAAATATTGCTATCATTCTAATCAGTATTACACACGGTGGTAATTTAtgctcaaaatatttattaaaaaaaaatatggttttgttttttatttttgaaaaaaaaaatattttaatttgttatttataggTTTGATAATTTTATCAGCCTTAATATTAACGAGtattaattgttgttttatttaatatgatgatATCGTCGCCATTctgtatatttacattatttagcgtaaatattaatattttccttgTTAAAATTTgggtcttaataaatattattatttgagatattttttactgTCAGCTCGAAATAGTTACTTGACAAGTTGACAGTTATCAATGGTTAATGGTTGGCTACCAACTTGTCACTGTAGAGTTTGGGTGtgatgtcataataaaaaagaaatgttctCTGAAGTGttctaaatttgattttttaaattatactgatactaaaaaaatatattaaactctagacttttttattatcaaagccaccaattcaatttttttcaatatttctattgttatcattttaaaatggaTCCTATTGCAGTTTTGCAAAGTAGAATTGAGCAGTTAGAAGCCAAATtgggtataaataataatatccttgTTGAGGGACAACAAGGGGACTCTGCGACGACAAATTTACTTAATGCAGCGCAAGCAATGAACAATGCCACGGCAGGTCATGAGAAGCTTTCTGAGGCCAGAAATGTAGCGAGTGAACTAAATAACTACACTGATCCCAACTTGATTGAGAACGTCAGTAAATATttctctaaaattatattaagttttacattatttaaataattacttagtgTATAAAATCTTGTTATGTAAGTTAGAAACCATAATTACACAAACTGTTTATTGTTTGTCTGCAATgtggttttaataaaactagttttttaacggatttaatctgtctgcccgtgaccacgaacactgcaaagtgctcgaaacgtcgggatgttcaaataaaataattaatatacgcgattaaatccgttaaaaaactagttttatttcaatgtgtaataatcgcgaaaatctaagacaacataatgTGGTTTTAATATGCAattttcatatttgtattttcacACACTATCACTGACATCTTGGCTTTAATTGTGTTCTCCAGATTGTGATAGAACAAtgcatagtatttttaaatttaattactttttataggaATACAGTTTTTCTAAATGCAGAATATTATTTCATAGGAAATAAAAGAACACCATAAATAATctgaatgttaaataatttatatctcgtataatatgtataataagtgTATACAGTACAAGTAGTTTCTATGATTTCAGATGCAACAAAATGACATGCACATGCATGAAGTACTTTCAGCAGAGCCTGTTATCCAACATCATTGTCACTGTATGCATCGCTGTAAACaggtattcaattaaatatgttgTCTATACAACTATTTAAGATAATGTTATCTAATATGCAAATAGAGCTAAATTTATTGGTAAGTAGACttctaacttaaataaatacaaaatagtgaacaacattttcatttttagctTTCAAAAGCTTAAGATAAAAAACCGGCTATGCCCATGAATCCAaggttagttatttaataaagctTTGTCTCATTTTATTAGGCTGCTCCGGTTCTGGAATCAGAATCTATCCAGCAGGTACCACAAATGCAGACAACTGTAAACAAACTGCACAAGGCGGCTGCTCAAGTTAAGGCAGAAGCTGATTCTGTAAGTGTTCTTATGTAACTAACCTCTATCTACAGCTTCACCCTCAATTTACAATAAAGCTACATGAATTAATCATTTGTATACAAttgctttacttttattgttaGCTAAGAAATAGTTAAgcactattattaataagatactTTCTATATACTATCATCTTGATGACATAGATTTAAAGGCacacattaaaataagaattaaaaaaaaaattaatcatattgtTTTTCTGAAGGTATCGCATGGTATTCAAGAGCTGGCTGAGACATGTGGTGCGGCAGCATCGTCTGCTTCAGAAAAATTGGCATCTGTTGCTCAAAAAGTAGAGCAAGTGGAAGAGAAGATGTTCCCTAAAAGAAGAAATGGTCTGGACTAAATTTGGTCCATATTTCCTcgcttaaaattgtttatttatttgttataaatatttcagtaccgttttattcgaaattaaaagtattatttaagtattgtgTTTCATTATACAATTGGtcgaaatttaaacaatatgagCTAATCCAAAATAAagtcattgttttaaatttacttttattttgagtaatttatttcttgtcatcTCTGAAAAATTAATCTTAGTGTCCATTGAAGTAACAGCCTAAAAGTATCCCACAATAGGTTAAGGTCTTCTTTCCTTGGGCACAAGGGCCGTGGCTGTTGTTAATACTGCAATGCCACATTCAAAATGTTACTTCTACCTACAGAAAATGTCAGGGCGGGGGTGATTATTATGTGGCCTAATTACTCGTTCGTCtacttattatgaataaataaaagaaatctaCAGAAGTAATCCAGAACTTTGGGAAAACTATAAATAGTTGATGGGGTGTCAGTAGGTTAATcggcaaattaaaattattggacCGTATAACGGCGTTCTTTTGACTGTTCattgtaatgttattaaaaaaaacaaccactGACATTTGTGGTTGTGTGGCATTTGTCAAACACTTAAAACAcaattatcaaacaaaaatgGCAGACGCTGCTGTTGAAACGGCTCCAGCAGATGAAAATGATGATAACTGGCTTTATGGAGATTCAAATAATGATCAAACAGATTCAGAAGCACCCAGTACAGAAAAGGAACTTACAAAAATCAATTCCGATGTAGGCGCGGTAAGTTTTAAgatgtttatttcaataagtCCTAACCTTTTCATTCGCAATAAATCTTGcaatacgaaaataattattaattataacaattgcGTAGGAAGGTGATGATAAAGACGAAGAAACAGAAGGGAATGAGGTCAACAACGATGACTCTCACTTCAACGATGAACATTTTGGTGAAGTTGACCGCGAAGAACAGGATCAGGCTAATGGAGATGCAGACAGTCAAGACAATGGAGACTCAGATTCGGATGACAGTGATGATGTTAAAGTTACAATAGGAGAAATTAAATCGGGGCCACAGGCGTATGCCAGTTTAAATATTAAggtaattaattgatttataaacaattaaaatctatttacttTTTTGAGAACATACGCCATGTATTGAGTTATCATATTGAACATGATTTGTATTAAGTGAAGTTTATTGCATAACTTGTTTTAATAGTAACTAActaaaaatctaaatctaaatagTCTTTATACAATTAGGCTCATAAAGGGACTTTCAAATTATCTCATTGCAGggtagaattaaatgtaaaggtgCTGGTttagaaagtagattctaccaagaagaaccagcaagaaaatcagtagttactcttttctattattttaattgtgtatgtcagtaaagtacaattaaatttatatttatcctgcctagaaattaaCACATACTAAGTcccaaattttttaattatacttaatattgaaataatataatcttgtattaagtaatatatcttatttgtcaatgtttttttaaaatgtgttttacATTATAAGACATACATTTATAagaccaagttaaaaataacttattccTCTTccatcttaatttttaatttagtcctGATAACCCCAGGCTATGTTTGTAAGTTGTATATTGATTAGCACTATTAATTTAgagaaaatttattgaaattagaattgTTCCATTACTATGGCAAGTTGGTTCTTCtttatatttcttgtattattgCAACATCAGTGAACTGATtcttttatttgtcttttatattttaaatgccaaatttaatattttttttaatctgttaagtCCATTGCTGCGAGTGGGGGACCAAACTAGGACAAATTATGTTATATGAGTTACTTTCTTTTTAGGATgagtaatgtaaaaattattatttgaaactatcATAAATAGTTAAAGCTTTGGTAAATGTATCTAAAATGTTTGTAGGCTATAAAATTGggtatttgtgttattatttttatatcaaatttgttaaataataattaaacattatatgaatatttgaataagcaccttaatcatttaattttaaattacagcgTGGTGTAGGGCTTGTAGCAGCAGGTGGAGAAAAACCCCGGACAGGACCAGCTGCAGGCAGCAAGGTGACTTTAGAGGATTTGGATGGACCTGGCAGTATCAATGGAGTGCCAGCTTTGGAGTTTAATATTGATACAATTGAAGATAAACCGTGGAATAAGCCTGGTGCTGATATATCAGGTAAATACATTccatatgaattaattaaaattatatttgttgttataattacaTCTTGTgatcatgatttattttaatatcaattaaataataatttcaaaatgattTAAAGCTGAAGAATATGAATAGTGAAACATTAGGCGGTATGATAGGTGGGCATTCTCCCCTAACCCTCAACATCACCAATAAATTCCGCATAGAGGACAACAAATGCTCAGCACAAATCAGTGTATTTGCACTGATATAATTCAGTGTTTTAGTTCAACGCTTCAATATTGACCAATCATAAGCGTTGTGGTAACAAAATCTGTTGGAATTTTAGTGCTTTgggaaaaatagtttttaacaatatattatgataagttTACTAATTATGTAGTTAAATGGTGTGTGTTATGTAGTGTATGTGGTGGGTGTTATGTAGTTAAAAGATCCTGGAATTCAAGCTCTAAAAGGATGTCATTCGTAATTGGAAATGGACATACTATTTTAGAATAACTCAAGTTATAATGGATAAGATCTTAATAAAGACGAGATGTAGCAATCGTTGATGTCTTTTAAAAGTTTCTTTCTTTCATTGGGTTATACTACAGCtctttttttcttacaaaaactctgatatgaaaaatacattttattcacattcaatattttgtatgtgaTATGATGTGTGTGTCAATATGATGacatgacaaaatatttaactcaATCAAAATGCCTTTTTTGTCGTAAATTGAAACAAGGGCGCTACTGATGGCACTAATACTAACAGGTTAACATTACGCGTTTAATGTATCTTATAAATCTATGAATGTTATCTAAGTATTAACTTTAAAGCCCCTTTAAGAATCTGCCCAGCTTCATTATAAAATAGTCACACCATCAGTACTGTTAGGTTATGATATCAATTTGCGATTCTAAAAAAACTACACCCAGAGCTTGCTCCTGAAATatgattattctttaatttttacatcacggtaataaagtaaacataacaaaataaccgttctattttaaagaaaatttacataGATATCGATTTTTAAGGTTACCATCCCATGCCCAAGACTTTCGTGACTGAAAGAATGTTTAACATGCGGTATCTGTTGGTCAGTACAACCGGccaaccataaataaaaaatgaacttaATATACCGCATATCTATAATTAtctacaatgaaattaatattgacatgtgtattttacttttaccccgaaaaagttttataatattcatgtacAGGTCGGtatgttgtcgttgttgttttTTTCGTACACTACAGACCGAACTGTAaaagttgttaattaaaaaaaaagataacaaaatactaatttattaggGGCCGAGGTACCTCTCCGTTGAGCAAAAGTTTAGCAGCTTATTCCGCCATGCTGCACATATGTTGCAAATTATCAATCGACACACAGGTTTTCTTTCacaagatgaattgtaaacgTAAATGAGGCGTATGAAAGCTTAGAGATGCTTGTTCGAGTTTGCACCCGCAATCTACGTTTAAGATTCACGAGTGGTTATAATTGCTAATGTGTGTATTTAGATTATTTCAACTACGGCTTCAATGAGGTGACGTGGAGTGCATATTGCGAGCGACAGCGGCGCATGCGCGTGAACGAAGCGGGCGTGGCGCTGCACGCCggcccgccgccgcgcgcgccgccgcccgacACCAGGCGCACCTCCggtgattattattatgagaagttgataacaatcattatttatgatttttaattggCATTGATTGGCTTGATTGAGTCTGCAGTTAGCTCTTTGTTGCCACTGTGTGAAAAAATCAATCTCTCAACACCGATTCGAACGTACCTAATTAAATACGTCACTAATAATTTAaagcattcaatttaattatataactattttctCTTGTAACTAGGACCACCTAGACACGACGAAATGCCACCGGGAATGCAGAACAATTATCAAGCTCGTGAAAATACAATTCAGGTAAATCTACAAAAAGCGAGGAGAGATCCAATATTTGGCGAAAttgtaaaacaacattttttcaaaaatattttttaataactggcAT harbors:
- the LOC125072618 gene encoding pre-mRNA 3'-end-processing factor FIP1 isoform X2 gives rise to the protein MADAAVETAPADENDDNWLYGDSNNDQTDSEAPSTEKELTKINSDVGAEGDDKDEETEGNEVNNDDSHFNDEHFGEVDREEQDQANGDADSQDNGDSDSDDSDDVKVTIGEIKSGPQAYASLNIKRGVGLVAAGGEKPRTGPAAGSKVTLEDLDGPGSINGVPALEFNIDTIEDKPWNKPGADISDYFNYGFNEVTWSAYCERQRRMRVNEAGVALHAGPPPRAPPPDTRRTSGPPRHDEMPPGMQNNYQARENTIQVMTAERREYGRVHARDAPAPPADYFSAPPPEHYYPPPHAPYEEPWAHPEQSGWAPTEIKELTPGPMGPPTMGPPMGLTPPLVNPHNMPPAHVLGAPFPPPYRSHVPPHLHERDRERDRDRERDRDRLRERDDRDRRDRDRREEEERDRERERSRSIKPDRIREKSYRRERSRSRSRRHKSRSRSPRQRDRSRERDHERSRERDRDRSRDRERGIKPKNKEPKEKDEDK
- the LOC125072618 gene encoding pre-mRNA 3'-end-processing factor FIP1 isoform X1; this encodes MADAAVETAPADENDDNWLYGDSNNDQTDSEAPSTEKELTKINSDVGAEGDDKDEETEGNEVNNDDSHFNDEHFGEVDREEQDQANGDADSQDNGDSDSDDSDDVKVTIGEIKSGPQAYASLNIKRGVGLVAAGGEKPRTGPAAGSKVTLEDLDGPGSINGVPALEFNIDTIEDKPWNKPGADISDYFNYGFNEVTWSAYCERQRRMRVNEAGVALHAGPPPRAPPPDTRRTSGPPRHDEMPPGMQNNYQARENTIQVMTAERREYGRVHARDAPAPPADYFSAPPPEHYYPPPHAPYEEPWGKKRKYSHPEQSGWAPTEIKELTPGPMGPPTMGPPMGLTPPLVNPHNMPPAHVLGAPFPPPYRSHVPPHLHERDRERDRDRERDRDRLRERDDRDRRDRDRREEEERDRERERSRSIKPDRIREKSYRRERSRSRSRRHKSRSRSPRQRDRSRERDHERSRERDRDRSRDRERGIKPKNKEPKEKDEDK
- the LOC125072631 gene encoding uncharacterized protein LOC125072631, encoding MDPIAVLQSRIEQLEAKLGINNNILVEGQQGDSATTNLLNAAQAMNNATAGHEKLSEARNVASELNNYTDPNLIENMQQNDMHMHEVLSAEPVIQHHCHCMHRCKQAAPVLESESIQQVPQMQTTVNKLHKAAAQVKAEADSVSHGIQELAETCGAAASSASEKLASVAQKVEQVEEKMFPKRRNGLD
- the LOC125072640 gene encoding protein archease-like produces the protein MDEELGLNEDDFNIPPVKYEYLDHTADVQLHAWGDTLKEAFEQCGMAMFAYMTEMDYVQIKEVHTIEANADDLMGLLYHFLDELLFLFSVEPFLICKKLVITEFNTQEFRIVCKCFGEEFQIGRHPQGTEVKAITYSAMQIIDVPKDNKYEVFVIIDI